From a single Gimesia fumaroli genomic region:
- a CDS encoding replication-relaxation family protein, whose translation MTTKSLTKLRWQKTARDDDILAALARCPLTAEEILKLSQTWSQPFLSLRRVQERMKDLTTVGQLHSWRYATTGPGGARLYYKLTLAGYRTVMQDDQIEPPTKRFFHEISPGRHRHQRALSQFIVQTYVAAYHRGIKVIDFHPENTFRIDCGERPLWPDARFTLALPNGTQFSYCVELDNSTESVLSYKSADSISNKMGRYLVDMVVMPQPYRVLFAITGSPDRLQHIIDAAGQYKISEQSLAPFYVVWLDDYLAHPDAFFRPCFHSPQNVNIPLLRSQSRQFPVSSPFLERPKAL comes from the coding sequence ATGACAACCAAATCACTCACGAAACTACGTTGGCAAAAAACAGCACGTGATGATGACATCCTGGCTGCGTTGGCTCGTTGCCCTTTGACGGCAGAAGAGATTCTCAAACTGAGTCAGACTTGGTCACAACCATTTTTGAGTTTGCGGCGGGTGCAGGAGCGTATGAAAGACCTGACCACCGTAGGTCAGTTACATTCGTGGCGCTATGCCACGACTGGCCCAGGTGGTGCTCGGCTGTATTACAAACTGACATTGGCCGGTTATCGCACGGTGATGCAGGACGACCAGATTGAGCCGCCCACAAAACGGTTCTTTCACGAAATCAGTCCCGGACGGCATCGACATCAACGGGCATTGTCGCAGTTTATCGTGCAGACCTATGTTGCCGCCTATCATCGGGGAATCAAGGTCATTGATTTTCATCCGGAAAACACGTTTCGCATTGATTGCGGAGAACGCCCGCTCTGGCCGGATGCTCGATTTACCCTCGCTTTGCCGAATGGAACACAGTTCTCTTATTGTGTGGAATTGGATAACAGTACTGAATCGGTGCTGTCGTATAAAAGTGCAGACAGTATTTCGAATAAAATGGGACGCTATCTGGTCGATATGGTTGTCATGCCTCAACCGTATCGGGTCCTCTTTGCGATTACCGGTTCACCAGATCGGTTGCAGCATATTATTGATGCTGCCGGGCAATACAAAATATCTGAACAATCCTTAGCGCCGTTTTATGTGGTGTGGCTGGATGACTATCTGGCACATCCCGATGCATTTTTTCGTCCCTGTTTTCATTCGCCCCAGAATGTGAACATTCCCCTGTTGCGATCACAGTCACGGCAGTTTCCGGTTTCTTCACCCTTTCTGGAAAGACCGAAGGCACTGTGA